Part of the Faecalibacterium duncaniae genome, GGGTTTCACATCAAGAATAAGGAGAATTATCATGGACATTTTAACGATTGGTGAAGTTTTGATCGACCTGACCCAGACCGGCAAGGATGCGCGCGGCATTCCTCAGTTTGCCGCAAACCCCGGCGGTGCCCCGGCCAATCTGGCGGTGGCTGCCGCCCGGCTGGGGGCACAGACCGCCTTTATCGGCAAGGTGGGTGTGGATGCCTTTGGCCGCTACCTGAAAGAGGTTCTGGCAGAGAACAAGGTGGACGTTTCCGGCATGGCGGTGGATGCAGACCACCCCACCACCATGGCAGTCGTCTCGGTGGATGCCACTGGCGAGCGGGATTTCAGCTTCTACCGCAGCGCCAACGCTGATGTGATGCTGTGCAAAGAGGACATTTCGGAGGGCGCTCTGAAAGCTGCCAAAATCGTCCACTTCGGCTCTGTCAGCCTGACCGCTGACCCCTCTCGCACTGCCACGCTGGACGCTGCTGCCCGTGCCAAAAAGCTGGGTGCTGTCATTACTTATGACCCGAATTACCGTGCAAACCTCTGGAAGAACAAGGAGGAAGCCATTGCCCAGATGAAAGCACCCCTGCCGCTGGTGGATATTCTGAAAGTTTCCGATGAGGAGCTGCCCCTGCTCACCGGCACCACCGACTGCGAAAGCGGCACGGCACAACTGGCACAGAACGGAATCCGGCTGATTTTTGTCACCCTGGGTGCAAACGGCGTATTCTACCGCTTTGGGGAGAAAACCGGCCATGTGGCTGGCGTTCCCTGCAAGGTGGGCGACACCAACGGCGCAGGCGATACCTTCTTTGGGGCTGCCCTATCCAAGCTCTGCATGGAGGAGCTGGACACCCTGACGGTGGACAAGCTGGAAGGCATTCTTGCCTTTGCCAACAAGGCGGCAAGCATTACCACCAGCCGCCACGGCGCTATCCCCGCCATGCCCACCCTTGCAGAAGTGGAGGGCTGAATCATGGCAGCAAAACAGGAATTTGAGTCCCGGTTTGCCAAGCACAAGGACGAGCTGGAATGGCTGTTCATGGAACTGTACCACAACCGGGAAGGGCTGGAAGTTCTGGAGCGGGAGATGGCTGAAGCCTACAATGCCCGCAGTGCCGAGCTGAAAGCACTGGACAAGGCACGCTCTGCCGACCCGGAGTGGTACAAGCGGGGCAATATGTTCGGCATGACCATGTACACCGACCTCTTTGCCGGAAATCTGAAAGAACTGGTAAAGAAGCTGCCCTACCTGAAGGAGCAGAAGCTGACCTATCTGCACCTGATGCCCCTGCTGCAGATGCCCCACCCCCACAACGATGGCGGCTATGCGGTGGAGGATTTCGATACCGTAGACCCGGCTCTTGGCACCAACAAAGATCTGGAAAACCTGACCCGGGAGC contains:
- a CDS encoding carbohydrate kinase family protein; this translates as MDILTIGEVLIDLTQTGKDARGIPQFAANPGGAPANLAVAAARLGAQTAFIGKVGVDAFGRYLKEVLAENKVDVSGMAVDADHPTTMAVVSVDATGERDFSFYRSANADVMLCKEDISEGALKAAKIVHFGSVSLTADPSRTATLDAAARAKKLGAVITYDPNYRANLWKNKEEAIAQMKAPLPLVDILKVSDEELPLLTGTTDCESGTAQLAQNGIRLIFVTLGANGVFYRFGEKTGHVAGVPCKVGDTNGAGDTFFGAALSKLCMEELDTLTVDKLEGILAFANKAASITTSRHGAIPAMPTLAEVEG